One Channa argus isolate prfri chromosome 15, Channa argus male v1.0, whole genome shotgun sequence DNA segment encodes these proteins:
- the LOC137099576 gene encoding trinucleotide repeat-containing gene 6B protein-like isoform X2: MEDKKKKKEDKKKRETSQKVPEQNLKVPESAKPSCPQPLATPGSVSPSPGPIAPSSPSLGAASVSAQVSPSGGNNAKQRTAVANGQPTSAPSGNQTSQQHRYMSREVPPRFRCQQDHKVLLKRGQPPLSSMLLGGGGEAGAGGVGGGSGWVATAPVSSHGADNPNANTAGGTDSNPGSLSPSTPISSSSSLCVAAVSSSSTTSNYANSTWGAGSGSQSSSQGCGKVIVDGTDLEDWPTILGGAIIGSDGAVGGVQDQDCPSNNNNSSASWSERNIHQQGGAAAAAAVGGGNNENPSPPCSSPLSSSSSLNECVQTSGSVWGSSTSSQGDAGPGSAAFYNSKVSHLLPGPQESPLCGSSSVPGANFNPNMNPSAWPALVQGGTSTSASDGLPLQSSITSASAFSASTTLVTTHLLSSVNQTGIHQQHTEMPMGTRGGEQQQHLGNPGAELGLGGGSRGAGPNQESENERDCNVEVEESGNLSGSSSSSLTATSSWRSVPPVSSDLSAGVSQADRWGVGGTGAQGQEGNVWGFGSQGEKAGWVRENDGGSNTPAVSQGAWDGGRSEAEWGGTTGDNLAIGSVKGGDGSSNSSSSGGGGGIGSSVLQDSASPKFATITKAWDNQKDLESGDGAVGEFGGGGVQDGGTGCGGPSSSSEGGSIAGSGGGGSGSGHEQEQASSVHHHSKQSTNAEVALLSILSRSDLDPKVLSNSGWGQTQIRQNVAWDLESTTEVGNKNERSTSSSSAFTSATMNTTTSRGPGYPSNTSSITNDPSAGNHTTSPNSGTTALRDGWDGGNAQSTCGPRMPVSTVRNPGTTEEDVEGKAAGGWGDPPPENQDKGWGTKERPWGDHRGGGGNWRNTGEQGSGRADSSQDKETGAWKGTGRGEAGGWGGNWGQRDSISGGGWGDGRSKEGSNSDEGSSWGNLDEAGTQRGGWGGGDVGGGRSHQDWGSIKSHSAAAQIPNSQMAPMKAPNQQQHQSQGQQPPGGSMQGGWNSRSNVGGGGPPSKNQSQSLGWATGPIPQISGGGGDSLGASGWEEPSPQSISRKMEIDDGTSAWGDPTCYNSKNVNLWDKNSATPSQSHGQSAPSPSMQQQPPRRQQGMQQSRDANPGNPAVGAGMWGGGAQSVDNGTAAWGQASHAATGWGDPEEPGKASGWGNPSPNSGKPGSKSMDNWGGKGEGSVTPSRHPSWDEEDDGGGGVWNSTGSQGSSSSFNSGGWGHSHGGKRGNIKGGGGDSWMNPVSRQFSNMGLLGDDPSVDKKIMEGDKRGITDYNGEMRRGGRGGGGYRMPSSKDMGPVDMGSCGEKMGGHGVFGGSGGGMPQPRGMHQPGVHQMNPSQGFRAQVPHQFLSAQHKPNVAHHNADAVLCRQGSWACQLLLQQQQQQQQQQQQQQQFLQNQRKLPQPLRQQLDQQQLARIMAILQQQRQQMQGGVGGAPTGGGSSKLSPSHLGGGLSKQPMVDTLSHPGMGAHLSELHAKTQGMYSGISSSGNLSGLDLGSMMGGMKDTSGQQSRFKWMMEGQSPAPSPPDTTLHKNGPLPSGIKVRGGSPYSQYEMLGSDGLGIPPQGPADNWHRTPGSKMGNKPATSSWPPEFQPGVPWKGIQSSGDPESDPYMTPGSVLGSPGPQSLNDSDHQLLRDNIGPNPSHNTSLPSPGAWPYSASDSPLSNAHHPGKYSEYKSSWPPEPIGQNKLWKTNRNSSQLPRPPPGLTNQKQASPSPWGSGGPRLARTWGGGGMNQESRFGPGSAWSDGMASRGSCWLLLTNLTPQIDGCTLRTICMQHGPLLTFHLSLTQGSAVIRYSTRQEAAKAQGALHMCVLGNTTILAEFVSEEEVARYFAHCQAGGAEGASSAGATASGTQGSSGTGTAVTSSGGSSPGSERAALGTNSGGSGNGGGSGESGTAVHSSVRSSSSGWQSLDGTGSSSDTSSVQGPGLGIFSQWSTSGSGEGGGGVESGRSGLCVGITAGYPSSTLWGAPQMEERHQMDSPAALLPGDLLGGGTDSI, translated from the exons ATggaagacaagaaaaagaagaaagaagacaaaaagaaaagggaaaccTCTCAGAAG gTGCCAGAACAGAATCTCAAag tgccAGAATCAGCCAAGCCCTCCTGTCCCCAGCCGCTCGCCACACCCGGCTCAGTGTCTCCCAGCCCTGGCCCCATTGCCCCTTCTTCCCCCAGTCTTGGTGCAGCCAGCGTTTCCGCACAAGTTTCTCCTAGTGGTGGGAACAATGCAAAGCAGCGGACTGCTGTGGCCAACGGACAGCCCACCTCCGCTCCCTCTGGAAATCAGACCTCCCAGCAGCACCGATACATGTCTAGAGAGGTTCCACCAAGATTTCGCTGCCAGCAGGACCATAAAGTGCTACTGAAGAGGGGCCAGCCACCACTGTCCTCCATGCTgctgggaggaggaggggaagcaGGTGCAGGAGGAGTTGGAGGAGGTAGTGGCTGGGTAGCCACTGCACCTGTTTCCTCACATGGAGCTGATAACCCCAATGCTAATACAGCTGGAGGCACAG ATTCCAACCCGGGTTCGTTGTCCCCTTCCACTCCTATctcctcatcatcctcattATGTGTCGCTGCTGTGTCATCGTCTTCTACTACTTCAAATTATGCAAATTCCACATGGGGGGCAGGCTCTGGCAGCCAGTCCTCTTCTCAGGGCTGCGGGAAGGTGATTGTGGATGGGACTGACCTGGAGGATTGGCCAACCATTCTAGGCGGGGCCATAATAGGTTCTGATGGGGCTGTAGGGGGAGTGCAGGATCAAGACTGCCccagtaacaacaacaacagtagtGCCTCATGGAGTGAGAGAAACATCCATCAGcaaggaggagcagcagcagcagcagcagtaggaGGAGGGAACAATGAGAATCCTTCCCCACCttgttcttctcctctttcctcctcttcctcgctTAATGAATGTGTTCAGACAAGTGGCAGCGTGTGGGGCTCTTCCACCTCCTCCCAGGGGGATGCAGGGCCAGGATCAGCAGCATTTTACAATTCCAAAGTTTCTCATCTTCTTCCTGGGCCTCAGGAGAGCCCCctctgtggcagcagcagtgtcCCTGGTGCCAATTTCAACCCCAACATGAACCCCTCTGCCTGGCCTGCCCTAGTGCAGGGTGGGACATCCACTTCAGCTAGTGATGGCCTTCCACTGCAATCATCCATTACTTCAGCTTCCGCCTTCTCTGCCAGCACCACACTTGTCACTACTCACTTGCTTTCATCTGTGAATCAAACTGGTATTCATCAGCAGCACACTGAGATGCCTATGGGAACCAGGGGtggagaacagcagcagcacttaGGAAACCCAGGGGCAGAGCTGGGCTTGGGTGGGGGATCACGAGGAGCAGGACCAAATcaagaaagtgaaaatgaaagggaCTGTAATGTTGAAGTAGAAGAGAGTGGTAATCTATCTGGCTCTTCGTCTTCCTCCTTAACGGCCACTTCTTCATGGAGATCCGTGCCTCCAGTGTCCTCTGACCTCAGTGCAGGTGTATCACAGGCAGATAGGTGGGGTGTTGGTGGGACTGGAGCTCAGGGGCAGGAAGGGAATGTGTGGGGCTTTGGTAGCCAAGGGGAAAAAGCAGGGTGGGTCAGGGAAAATGATGGTGGCTCAAATACCCCAGCGGTATCTCAGGGAGCGTGGGATGGAGGAAGGTCAGAAGCAGAGTGGGGTGGCACAACAGGAGATAACTTAGCAATAGGAAGTGTAAAAGGGGGAGATGGGAGcagtaacagcagcagtagtgGAGGCGGTGGAGGTATTGGTAGCAGCGTTTTACAGGACTCTGCCTCACCAAAGTTTGCAACTATAACAAAAGCTTGGGACAATCAGAAAGATCTGGAAAGTGGAGATGGGGCAGTTGGGGAATTCGGTGGAGGAGGAGTTCAGGATGGAGGTACTGGATGTGGAGGACCTTCATCCTCTAGCGAAGGAGGTTCCATAGCTGGAAGtggtggaggagggagtggTAGTGGACATGAACAGGAGCAAGCCTCCTCTGTACACCACCACTCCAAACAGTCCACCAATGCTGAAGTGGCCTTACTGAGCATTCTCAGTCGATCTGACCTGGATCCCAAGGTTCTGTCAAACTCGGGTTGGGGGCAGACTCAGATTCGACAGAACGTGGCCTGGGACTTGGAGAGCACAACAGAAGtaggaaacaaaaatgaaagaagcaCTTCATCTTCCTCTGCATTTACATCAGCAACCATGAACACTACCACTAGTCGCGGTCCTGGATACCCATCAAACACCAGCTCAATAACTAATGATCCATCTGCTGGCAATCACACAACCAGCCCGAACTCTGGCACTACTGCTTTGCGGGATGGTTGGGATGGTGGTAATGCACAGTCCACCTGTGGTCCTCGCATGCCTGTTAGCACTGTGAGGAACCCGGGAACAACAGAAGAAGATGTTGAGGGCAAGGCAGCTGGAGGCTGGGGTGATCCCCCTCCTGAAAACCAGGATAAAGGATGGGGAACTAAAGAACGGCCGTGGGGGGatcacagaggaggaggtgggaacTGGAGAAACACTGGAGAACAGGGTAGTGGGAGGGCAGATAGTTCACAGGACAAAGAAACAGGGGCATGGAAGGGGACCGGAAGAGGGGAGGCAGGTGGCTGGGGAGGAAACTGGGGTCAGAGAGACTCTATATCTGGAGGTGGGTGGGGTGATGGTCGAAGCAAAGAGGGAAGCAATTCTGATGAAGGATCTTCCTGGGGTAATTTGGATGAAGCAGGAACTCAGCGAGGAGGATGGGGTGGCGGAGATGTGGGAGGAGGCAGATCCCACCAGGACTGGGGGAGCATCAAATcccactcagcagcagcacagatacCAAACAGCCAGATGGCACCAATGAAAGCCCCAAATCAACAGCAGCACCAATCACAGGGCCAACAGCCACCAGGAGGTTCCATGCAAGGAGGGTGGAACAGTCGGTCCAATGTTGGAGGTGGAGGCCCACCGTCCAAGAACCAGAGCCAAAGTTTGGGCTGGGCAACTGGCCCAATCCCACAAATCTCTGGGGGTGGAGGGGATTCCCTTGGAGCTAGTGGCTGGGAAGAGCCCTCCCCTCAATCCATCAGTCGCAAAATGGAAATTGATGATGGCACTTCAGCCTGGGGAGACCCAACCTGCTACAACAGCAAGAATGTGAACTTGTGGGACAAAAACAGTGCTACACCTAGCCAAAGCCACGGTCAGTCAGCCCCATCACCCTCCATGCAGCAACAGCCACCTAGAAGGCAGCAGGGGATGCAGCAAAGCCGGGATGCAAACCCTGGCAACCCTGCAGTTG GTGCAGGTATGTGGGGAGGAGGTGCACAATCTGTAGATAATGGTACAGCTGCTTGGGGTCAGGCATCACATGCAGCAACGGGCTGGGGTGATCCAGAAGAACCTGGCAAAGCGTCAGGTTGGGGGAACCCTTCACCAAACTCTGGTAAACCTG GGTCCAAGTCAATGGACAACTGGGGAGGGAAGGGTGAGGGCTCTGTCACACCCTCCCGTCACCCAAGCTGGGACGAGGAagatgatggtggtggaggggtTTGGAACAGCACTGGCTCCCAAGGAAGCAGCTCATCCTTTAACTCTGGAGGCTGGGGTCATTCTCACGGTGGAAAGAGAGGCAACATCAAG GGCGGAGGAGGGGATAGCTGGATGAACCCTGTTTCACGCCAGTTTTCAAACATGGGTCTTCTG ggtgATGATCCAAGTGTTGACAAAAAGATAATGGAAGGAGACAAGAGGGGAATAACTGATTATAATGGAGAGATGCGGAGgggaggaagaggtggaggtGGTTACCGCATGCCAAGTTCCAAAGACATGGGTCCTGTTGACATGGGGTCCTGTGGTGAAAAA ATGGGTGGACATGGAGTGTTTGGTGGCAGTGGTGGAGGGATGCCTCAGCCTCGAGGGATGCACCAACCTGGCGTGCATCAGATGAACCCTTCCCAGGGGTTTCGTGCTCAAGTGCCTCATCAGTTCCTGTCTGCTCAG cacaaaccGAATGTGGCTCATCATAATGCTGATGCTGTACTTTGTCGACAGGGGTCATGG GCATGTCAGCTCctgctacaacaacaacaacagcagcagcagcagcagcaacagcagcagcagtttctgCAAAACCAGAGGAAGTTGCCTCAGCCCCTCAGGCAACAGCTGGACCAACAGCAG ctggcAAGGATTATGGCtattctgcagcagcagagacagcagATGCAGGGTGGAGTTGGAGGAGCACCAACAGGAGGTGGCAGCTCCAAACTGTCTCCCTCACACCTGGGTGGAGGCCTATCCAAACAGCCCATGGTAGACACTCTTTCACATCCTGGTATGGGGGCCCATTTATCAGAACTTCATGCCAAAACACAAGGGATGTACTCTG GAATTTCCTCAAGTGGTAACCTGTCAGGATTGGATCTTGGCTCCATGATGGGAGGGATGAAGGACACAAGTGGACAACAATCCCGGTTCAAGTGGATGATGGAGGGACAATCCCCAGCTCCCTCTcctcctgacacaacccttcaCAAAAATG GCCCTTTACCAAGTGGTATAAAGGTGAGAGGTGGATCCCCTTACTCCCAGTATGAAATGCTGGGCAGTGATGGTTTAGGAATTCCCCCTCAAGGCCCTGCAGACAACTGGCACCGAACACCTGGAAGTAAAATGGGCAATAAACCTGCCACATCTAGCTGGCCTCCAG AGTTCCAGCCTGGTGTTCCCTGGAAGGGAATCCAGAGTAGTGGGGATCCGGAGTCCGACCCCTACATGACCCCGGGAAGTGTTCTTGGTTCCCCAGGACCCCAAAGTCTCAATGACTCTGACCACCAGTTGCTGCGAGACAACATAG GGCCAAACCCATCCCACAACACCTCGCTGCCTTCACCTGGTGCCTGGCCCTACAGTGCCTCAGACAGCCCCCTCAGCAATGCACACCACCCAG GAAAGTACTCAGAATACAAGTCCAGCTGGCCCCCAGAGCCTATCGGTCAAAACAAGTTGTGGAAAACCAATCGCAACAGCTCCCAGCTGCCACGCCCCCCTCCTGGCTTAACCAATCAGAAACAGGCCTCACCGTCCCCATGGGGTAGCGGAGGCCCCCGGTTGGCCAGGACCTGGGGAGGGGGTGGGATGAATCAAGAGTCAAGATTTGGCCCAG GTTCAGCCTGGAGTGATGGTATGGCCTCCAGAGGCAGCTGTTGGTTGCTGCTGACCAACCTGACCCCGCAG ATTGATGGTTGCACGCTGAGGACTATCTGCATGCAGCATGGGCCACTGCTGACCTTCCACCTCAGCCTGACCCAGGGCAGTGCTGTGATTCGGTACAGCACTCGTCAGGAAGCAGCCAAGGCCCAGGGTGCACTGCATAT GTGTGTTTTGGGCAATACCACAATCCTGGCAGAGTTTGTGAGTGAGGAAGAAGTTGCTCGCTATTTTGCACATTGCCAGGCTGGAGGAGCAGAGGGGGCCAGTTCAGCAGGGGCCACAGCCAGTGGGACACAGGGTTCATCTGGAACTGGCACAGCTGTGACCAGCAGTGGGGGCAGCTCCCCAGGAAGTGAGCGGGCAGCATTGGGCACAAATTCAGGTGGAAGTGGAAATGGTGGTGGATCAGGGGAAAGTGGAACGGCGGTCCATAGTAGTGTGAGATCCTCCAGCTCTGGCTGGCAGAGTCTTGATGGTACAGGCAGTTCTTCAGACACCTCTTCAGTCCAAGGACCTGGGCTGGGGATATTTTCACAGTGGAGCACCAGTGGGTcaggggagggaggagggggtgtAGAGTCTGGGAGGTCTGGGCTCTGCGTCGGTATTACTGCTGGATACCCCAGCAGCACCCTCTGGGGGGCACCACAAATGGAGGAGAGGCACCAAATGGACAGCCCTGCTGCATTGTTGCCCGGCGACCTGCTGGGAGGGGGAACTGATTCCATCTGA